A window of Nicotiana tabacum cultivar K326 chromosome 24, ASM71507v2, whole genome shotgun sequence contains these coding sequences:
- the LOC107822615 gene encoding uncharacterized protein LOC107822615, with the protein MASSDLSLNTPQTFTGENYQIWSVKMKSYLETYDLWEVVMKDKLIQSLPANPTLAQIKAHSDEKTKKYKAKTTIQNSVADSIFSKIIACETSKEAWKTLKQEYQGSERARQNQILNLKRDFESLIVQDDETIAKYSNRISLIVNKIRLLGENFKDDRIVEKILVTILEKFESKISFLEESKDLSTISVAELISVLQA; encoded by the coding sequence ATGGCAAGCAGCGATCTCTCTTTGAATACCCCACAAACTTTCACCGGTGAAAATTATCAGATTTGGTCAGTGAAGATGAAATCTTATCTTGAAACTTATGATCTATGGGAAGTTGTAATGAAAGACAAACTTATACAATCACTTCCTGCAAATCCTACCCTTGCCCAAATCAAAGCTCATTCAGATGAGAAAACCAAAAAATACAAAGCCAAAACTACAATTCAAAATTCAGTTGCAGATTCAATCTTCTCTAAAATCATTGCATGTGAGACATCAAAAGAAGCTTGGAAAACACTCAAACAGGAGTATCAAGGAAGTGAACGAGCCAGACAAAAtcagattttaaatttgaaaagagatttTGAATCTCTTATAGTGCAAGATGATGAGACCATCGCTAAGTATTCTAACCGAATTTCTTTAATTGTCAATAAAATCAGGTTACTTGGCGAGAATTTCAAAGATGACAGGATAGTTGAAAAGATTCTTGTGACAATTCTCGAGAAATTTGAATCCAAAATTTCCTTTCTGGAAGAGTCTAAAGATCTCTCTACCATCTCTGTTGCAGAATTAATAAGTGTTCTTCAAGCATAA